The following proteins are encoded in a genomic region of Triticum urartu cultivar G1812 unplaced genomic scaffold, Tu2.1 TuUngrouped_contig_5710, whole genome shotgun sequence:
- the LOC125529588 gene encoding TLC domain-containing protein 5-like, translating into MEDFVLSYVVTGLAFWSTAFLVMRALMPKRSYEFCNRAVSTMHAVAAVCMACLSVQEWSCPVCPLNAPSSPRQMKSLAVTLSYMIYDAACCHLNGDVRLDNTVHHLVSIVGIGAGLAYQRCGTEMMACMFITEISSPLLHLREMLKELGVKDTDLNLLVDILFAATFSVGRMVGGPYLTYVTLTTDYPILIKAMAAGLQLVSAYWFLRILRMVRYKLGKKRPAAAAAKVNAK; encoded by the exons ATGGAGGACTTCGTGCTGAGCTACGTGGTGACCGGGCTGGCCTTCTGGTCGACGGCGTTCCTGGTGATGCGGGCGCTGATGCCGAAGCGCTCCTACGAGTTCTGCAACCGCGCCGTCTCCACCATGCACGCCGTCGCCGCCGTCTGCATGGCCTGCCTCTCCGTCCAGGAGTGGTCGTGCCCCGTCTGCCCCCTCAACGCCCCCTCCTCGCCGCGCCAG ATGAAGTCCCTGGCGGTGACGCTGTCGTACATGATCTACGACGCGGCGTGCTGCCACCTCAACGGCGACGTGCGGCTCGACAACACCGTGCACCACCTGGTGAGCATCGTCGGCATCGGCGCCGGCCTGGCCTACCAGAGGTGCGGCACGGAGATGATGGCCTGCATGTTCATCACGGAGATCTCCAGCCCGCTGCTGCACCTCAGGGAGATGCTCAAGGAGCTCGGCGTCAAGGACACGGACCTCAACCTCCTCGTCGAT ATTCTGTTTGCGGCGACCTTTTCGGTGGGACGGATGGTTGGTGGACCGTACCTCACCTACGTGACCTTGACAACAGACTACCCCATCCTTATCAAG GCGATGGCTGCGGGTTTGCAACTGGTGAGCGCCTACTGGTTCTTGAGGATCCTCAGGATGGTCAGGTACAAGCTCGGGAAGAagaggccggcggcggcggcggccaaggTCAATGCCAAGTGA